TCTACTACTACTTCAAGCACGAAAACGGCCTGCACAAGCTGGTCTTGGCGGATGGCTACGGCTCTCACAGCGCGGTGCCGGGCTATCGAGACGTTCCCTACTACCCGCCCGATCCCCACCACCACCGCCAGCGCGACCACATTTACGACTGGGTGGTGAGCAAGCAGATACAAACCGGCGGGTGCGCGCTGAGCGATTTCGATTTCAAGGTTCCTCGCAAGAATCTCGACGCGCGGCGGACGCTGGACGACAGCGGGGTGACCCGTGGCTACGAAATCTTCGATTACCCCGGTCGCTACCAGGAGCACGACCAGGGCGACGCTTATGTTCGGGTGCGGATGGAGGCGCTGGCCGCGCAACGCGAGACCGTCCAGGGCGAAGGCAAGGTGCAAGGTTTCTTGGCGGGCGCCCTGTTTTCCCTGAGCCGGTTTCCGCGGGCCGACCAGATCGCCGATTACCTGCTGGTGTCCACCGACT
This sequence is a window from Candidatus Hydrogenedentota bacterium. Protein-coding genes within it:
- the tssI gene encoding type VI secretion system tip protein VgrG; this encodes DTLLLRRMQATDHLGQLFEYRLELLSENSELDLDKVLGRNMTVRVETITEGAGTRYFNGYVSHFRYAGIQGRHAVYRAVLRPWLWFLTRNVDCRIFQNETVPNIIMALFREKGFSDFENRLSGQYQPRDYCVQYRETDFNFVGRLMEQEGIYYYFKHENGLHKLVLADGYGSHSAVPGYRDVPYYPPDPHHHRQRDHIYDWVVSKQIQTGGCALSDFDFKVPRKNLDARRTLDDSGVTRGYEIFDYPGRYQEHDQGDAYVRVRMEALAAQRETVQGEGKVQGFLAGALFSLSRFPRADQIADYLLVSTD